A portion of the Punica granatum isolate Tunisia-2019 chromosome 7, ASM765513v2, whole genome shotgun sequence genome contains these proteins:
- the LOC116213342 gene encoding ankyrin repeat-containing protein ITN1-like: MDIEMGDAIISRKRDCEDDNRKSLYEAAMLGSVDTFDALLKADPLILDRLSLTSSPETPLHVAALLGHLDFTKAVLNHRPQLAAELDAQRCSPLHLAAANGHAEVVKVLLDAYPDARSVCDREGRTPLHLAAMRGRVEVVKELIISSPDPTRGSLQQTLEGDSVLHLCVKYNQLDALKVLVNSLAEDNEDLLLNSRDAEGNTMFHLAVLLKQEETVRFLLSVPTVREGSASALPEDNSIALNVMHQSPGNFKSVGKREQMSRCWDKLVVPLVNYPTNWIEDTRGSLMTVATLIAGITFDSVLSPPGGVWQEDTTTGFTCSRLKRDDNITCLAGNAVAAYYDEPKYRYFMVCNTMAFMGSLSVLFLLISGFPPKNKFWMWVLTMIVCITVSFLGFTFIIAMILVSPDQALSKLRVVIRGSLSSWSTLVGILVIFNAVILAYLILKWTKSRRSAARTSRKAWAH; encoded by the exons ATGGATATCGAGATGGGAGATGCCATTATAAGCAGGAAAAGAGACTGCGAAGATGACAACAGAAAAAGCCTCTATGAAGCAGCTATGCTGGGATCCGTCGACACCTTCGACGCATTACTAAAAGCAGATCCTCTTATACTAGACCGACTTTCACTCACCTCCTCCCCTGAGACTCCCCTTCACGTAGCTGCATTACTCGGGCATTTAGATTTCACCAAGGCGGTTTTGAACCACAGGCCTCAGTTGGCAGCAGAGCTGGACGCCCAGAGATGCTCCCCGCTTCACTTGGCTGCTGCAAATGGTCATGCTGAGGTCGTCAAAGTGCTGCTGGATGCCTACCCCGATGCTCGATCAGTTTGTGATAGGGAGGGGAGGACTCCCCTTCACCTGGCGGCCATGAGAGGAAGAGTTGAGGTTGTAAAAGAGCTCATCATCTCTTCTCCCGACCCCACCCGCGGCTCCCTCCAGCAGACACTCGAAGGAGATAGCGTGCTGCACTTGTGTGTGAAATACAACCAGTTGGATGCTCTCAAGGTGCTTGTCAACTCGTTGGCAGAAGATAACGAGGATCTACTACTCAACTCGAGAGATGCTGAAGGCAACACCATGTTCCATTTAGCTGTCTTGCTGAAACAAGAAGAG ACAGTGAGATTTCTGCTTTCAGTGCCCACGGTAAGAGAAGGATCGGCGAGTGCGTTGCCTGAGGACAATTCTATTGCACTCAATGTCATGCACCAGTCTCCAGGGAATTTCAAGAGCGTCGGAAAGCGAGAACAGATGTCGAGGTGCTGGGATAAGTTGGTCGTCCCCTTGGTGAATTACCCGACAAATTGGATCGAAGACACTCGCGGCTCGCTGATGACTGTGGCCACTCTCATTGCGGGCATAACTTTCGATTCAGTGCTATCTCCCCCAGGGGGAGTCTGGCAAGAAGACACGACTACAGGCTTTACCTGCTCCAGGTTAAAAAGGGACGATAATATCACATGCTTAGCCGGGAATGCAGTGGCGGCGTACTACGACGAACCAAAATACCGATACTTCATGGTCTGCAATACTATGGCCTTTATGGGATCTCTCTCAGTGCTCTTCTTGCTCATATCGGGTTTCCCTCCCAAGAATAAGTTCTGGATGTGGGTCTTGACCATGATCGTGTGCATCACCGTCTCGTTCTTGGGCTTCACTTTCATTATAGCAATGATACTAGTGTCACCTGACCAGGCTCTAAGTAAGCTCAGAGTCGTGATCAGAGGGTCGCTCTCCAGCTGGTCAACTTTGGTGGGAATTCTTGTCATCTTCAATGCAGTTATCCTCGCATATTTGATACTCAAGTGGACAAAAAGTAGAAGATCTGCTGCCAGAACCAGCAGGAAGGCTTGGGCCCATTAA
- the LOC116215659 gene encoding AP-1 complex subunit mu-2-like produces MAGAASALFLLDIKGRVLIWRDYRGDVSAVQAERFFTKLIEKEGGDPQSQDPVVYDNGVSYMFIQHNNVYLMTASRQNCNAASLLLFLHRVVDVFKHYFEELEEESLRDNFVVVYELLDEMMDFGFPQYTEAKILSEFIKTDAYRMEVAQRPPMAVTNAVSWRSEGIRYKKNEVFLDVVESVNILVNSNGQIIRSDVVGALKMRTYLSGMPECKLGLNDRVLLEAQGRTTKGKAIDLDDIKFHQCVRLARFENDRTISFIPPDGSFDLMTYRLSTQVKPLIWVEAQIERHSRSRIEFMVKARSQFKERSTATNVEIELPVPSDATKPNVRTSMGSASYAPENDALVWKIKSFPGNKEYMLRAEFGLPSIAAEEAAPEKKAPIRVKFEIPYFTVSGIQVRYLKIIEKSGYQALPWVRYITMAGEYELRLM; encoded by the exons ATGGCTGGCGCCGCCTCGGCGCTGTTCCTCCTGGACATCAAAGGCCGGGTCTTGATTTGGCGGGACTACAGAGGCGATGTCTCCGCCGTCCAAGCCGAGCGCTTTTTCACCAAGCTCATCGAGAAAGAG GGTGGTGATCCGCAGTCTCAGGATCCCGTTGTGTATGATAATGGTGTGAGTTACATGTTTATACAACACAACAATGTTTACTTGATGACAGCGTCAAGGCAAAACTGTAACGCCGCGAGCCTCCTCCTCTTTCTGCACCGTGTAGTCGAC GTTTTTAAGCATTACTTTGAGGAGTTGGAAGAGGAATCCTTGAGAGATAACTTTGTCGTTGTG TATGAGCTGCTCGACGAAATGATGGACTTTGGTTTCCCCCAATACACAGAAGCCAAAATTCTTAGCGAGTTTATCAAGACTGATGCATACAGAATGGAAGTTGCACAACGGCCTCCCATGGCTGTGACCAATGCAGTTTCTTGGCGTAGTGAGGGAATACGGTACAAGAAGAATGAA GTCTTCTTGGATGTGGTGGAAAGCGTCAATATACTTGTTAACAGCAATGGGCAAATAATCCGCTCAGATGTTGTAGGGGCACTCAAGATGAGAACATATTTGAG TGGCATGCCTGAATGCAAGCTGGGACTGAACGATAGAGTACTACTTGAAGCACAAGGTCGGACCACCAAAGGAAAAGCTATTGATCTAGacgatatcaagtttcatcA GTGTGTGCGTTTGGCTCGGTTTGAGAATGATCGAACAATATCTTTCATACCTCCTGATGGATCCTTTGATCTTATGACGTATAGGCTCAGCACTCAG GTGAAACCTCTCATTTGGGTGGAAGCTCAAATAGAACGGCACTCTAGGAGTCGTATAGAATTTATGGTAAAAGCACGAAGCCAGTTTAAGGAGCGCAG CACTGCAACAAATGTTGAAATTGAGCTACCGGTGCCATCAGATGCTACGAAGCCGAATGTGAGGACATCAATGGGTTCTGCTTCTTATGCTCCAGAAAATGATGCTCTAGTCTGGAAGATCAAATCTTTTCCAGGCAATAAG GAGTACATGCTGAGGGCAGAATTCGGACTCCCTAGTATTGCTGCTGAAGAAGCTGCTCCCGAGAAAAAGGCTCCTATTCGAGTGAAATTCGAGATCCCATACTTCACCGTGTCCGGTATTCAG GTTCGTTATCTcaagatcatcgagaaaagCGGGTACCAAGCTCTACCATGGGTGAGATACATAACAATGGCTGGAGAATATGAACTGAGACTCATGTGA
- the LOC116214705 gene encoding AP-1 complex subunit mu-2-like, protein MVKARSQFKERSTATNVEIELPVPSDATKPNVRTSMGSASYAPENDALVWKIKSFPGNKEYMLRAEFGLPSIAAEEAAPEKKAPIRVKFEIPYFTVSGIQVRYLKIIEKSGYQALPWVRYITMAGEYELRLM, encoded by the exons ATGGTAAAAGCACGAAGCCAGTTTAAGGAGCGCAG CACTGCAACAAATGTTGAAATTGAGCTACCGGTGCCATCAGATGCTACGAAGCCGAATGTGAGGACATCAATGGGTTCTGCTTCTTATGCTCCAGAAAATGATGCTCTAGTCTGGAAGATCAAATCTTTTCCAGGCAATAAG GAGTACATGCTGAGGGCAGAATTCGGACTCCCTAGTATTGCTGCTGAAGAAGCTGCTCCCGAGAAAAAGGCTCCTATTCGAGTGAAATTCGAGATCCCATACTTCACCGTGTCCGGTATTCAG GTTCGTTATCTcaagatcatcgagaaaagCGGGTACCAAGCTCTACCATGGGTGAGATACATAACAATGGCTGGAGAATATGAACTGAGACTCATGTGA